A genomic stretch from Terriglobia bacterium includes:
- the surE gene encoding 5'/3'-nucleotidase SurE, with product MLLTNDDGYDAPGLAALVDAVEPLGEVVVVAPDRERSGAGHALTLGRPLRVWRTAPGRYRVDGTPTDCVHLGVFNLTGGRAPDLVISGINRGLNLGDDVTYSGTVAGALEGTLLNVTSMAFSAARDEDGRADYSVAACFAQNLAERVLRKGLPAGVFLNVNVPHGTPTGVRITRQGMRSYRAAVLERLDPSGRPYYWIAGADTTPSGEADADHTAIRQGFVSVTPLHANLTHAPSLPTLAAWGLRLP from the coding sequence CTGCTTCTCACCAACGACGACGGCTACGATGCCCCCGGCCTCGCGGCGCTCGTCGACGCGGTCGAGCCCCTCGGTGAGGTCGTGGTGGTCGCGCCCGACCGGGAGCGTAGCGGCGCCGGCCATGCCCTGACCCTTGGACGACCGCTGCGCGTTTGGCGCACCGCTCCGGGACGATACCGGGTGGACGGGACCCCGACGGATTGCGTTCACCTCGGGGTGTTCAACCTGACTGGGGGGCGGGCTCCCGACCTCGTGATCTCCGGCATCAATCGCGGGCTCAATCTGGGGGACGACGTGACCTATTCGGGGACCGTGGCCGGCGCCCTCGAAGGCACCTTGCTCAACGTCACGTCGATGGCGTTCTCCGCCGCGAGGGACGAGGACGGTCGCGCCGATTACTCGGTGGCGGCCTGTTTCGCGCAGAACCTGGCGGAGCGCGTCCTGCGGAAGGGGCTTCCCGCAGGCGTGTTCCTGAACGTCAACGTCCCGCACGGCACGCCGACGGGGGTTCGGATCACCCGGCAGGGGATGCGCTCGTACCGCGCCGCGGTGCTCGAGCGGCTCGATCCGTCGGGACGCCCCTATTACTGGATCGCGGGCGCCGACACGACACCCTCGGGCGAGGCCGACGCCGACCACACGGCGATCCGCCAGGGATTCGTCTCGGTCACCCCGCTCCACGCGAACCTGACCCACGCTCCCTCGCTTCCGACCCTTGCGGCCTGGGGCCTGAGGCTACCCTGA